The following coding sequences are from one Desulfuromonas sp. TF window:
- a CDS encoding radical SAM protein produces MATGCPMMNNKVQTDHPCFGGDHGKAGRIHLPVAPGCNIKCGFCERRFDCANESRPGVTSRLLTPEEAVERVGLVKRHMDREGGARLKVVGIAGPGDPLANPKTFETFRLVREAFPEMTLCLSTNGLLLPEKLDAIREHDVHSLTVTINALTPETGARVYEWIRIGGERLEGEEAAAILLDRQLNGVRMAAGAGMLVKVNHVYIPGVNDHETLDLAVKVREMGASMMNIMPVIPVGMFKDIERPSDATMDMVRNQAELILSQARHCKQCRADAAGVVGQDLDLAMLEAG; encoded by the coding sequence ATGGCCACAGGCTGCCCGATGATGAACAACAAGGTTCAGACAGATCACCCCTGCTTCGGCGGAGATCACGGCAAGGCGGGGCGCATCCACCTGCCGGTGGCGCCCGGCTGCAACATCAAGTGCGGCTTCTGCGAGCGCCGGTTCGACTGCGCCAACGAGAGCAGACCCGGCGTGACCAGCCGGCTTCTGACGCCCGAGGAGGCGGTGGAGCGGGTCGGCCTGGTCAAGCGGCACATGGACCGGGAGGGCGGCGCCAGGCTGAAGGTGGTCGGGATCGCCGGCCCCGGCGATCCGCTGGCCAACCCGAAGACCTTCGAGACCTTCAGGCTGGTGCGCGAGGCGTTCCCCGAAATGACCCTCTGCCTGTCGACCAACGGCCTGCTGCTGCCGGAGAAACTCGATGCCATCCGCGAGCACGACGTCCACAGCCTGACCGTCACCATCAACGCCCTCACACCGGAAACCGGCGCCAGGGTCTACGAATGGATCCGCATCGGCGGGGAGCGTCTGGAAGGGGAAGAAGCCGCCGCGATCCTCCTCGACCGCCAGCTCAACGGGGTCAGGATGGCCGCGGGGGCCGGGATGCTGGTGAAGGTCAATCACGTCTACATCCCCGGCGTCAACGATCACGAAACCCTGGACCTGGCGGTGAAGGTCCGCGAGATGGGGGCGTCGATGATGAACATCATGCCGGTGATCCCCGTCGGAATGTTCAAGGATATCGAGCGGCCTTCGGATGCCACAATGGATATGGTGCGAAATCAGGCCGAGCTGATCCTCTCCCAGGCCCGCCATTGCAAGCAGTGCCGCGCCGACGCCGCCGGAGTGGTCGGGCAGGATCTCGATCTGGCGATGCTCGAGGCGGGGTGA
- a CDS encoding SDR family NAD(P)-dependent oxidoreductase, whose translation MPKTALITGATSGFGAACARRFAKEGWRLILSGRRTERLEELRRDLGEAVTAVITLDVRDREAVFSALQDLSDVDLLLNNAGLALGLEPAWEVDPEDWETMVDTNVKGVMYCTRAILPGMVKRNRGHIVNIGSIAGSWPYPGGNVYGATKAFVQQFSRNLRADLLGTRVRVTNIEPGMAESEFSKVRFKGDDDRAGAVYEGTEPLRPADIAEVVFFAATLPPHVNVNTLEVMSIDQSWGHLAVHRERG comes from the coding sequence ATGCCGAAAACCGCTTTGATCACCGGGGCCACCTCAGGTTTCGGCGCCGCCTGTGCGCGGCGCTTTGCGAAAGAAGGATGGCGACTGATCCTGTCCGGACGCCGCACGGAACGACTGGAAGAGCTCCGCAGGGATCTCGGCGAGGCGGTAACCGCCGTCATCACCCTGGATGTTCGTGATCGTGAGGCGGTCTTCTCCGCACTGCAGGACCTCTCCGACGTCGACCTGCTGCTCAACAACGCGGGGCTGGCGCTCGGGCTGGAGCCTGCCTGGGAGGTCGATCCGGAGGACTGGGAGACGATGGTCGATACCAACGTCAAGGGGGTCATGTACTGCACCCGCGCCATCCTGCCGGGAATGGTGAAGCGCAACCGCGGTCATATCGTCAATATCGGCTCCATCGCCGGCAGCTGGCCCTATCCGGGCGGCAACGTCTACGGCGCCACCAAGGCCTTTGTGCAGCAGTTCTCCCGCAATCTGCGCGCCGACCTCCTCGGCACCCGCGTGCGGGTCACCAATATCGAGCCGGGGATGGCCGAGAGCGAGTTCTCCAAGGTACGTTTCAAGGGAGACGACGATCGGGCCGGCGCCGTCTATGAGGGGACCGAACCGCTGCGCCCCGCCGATATCGCCGAGGTGGTTTTCTTTGCGGCAACCTTGCCTCCGCATGTGAACGTCAACACTCTCGAGGTGATGTCGATCGACCAGTCGTGGGGGCATCTGGCGGTTCACCGCGAAAGGGGATAG
- the nifN gene encoding nitrogenase iron-molybdenum cofactor biosynthesis protein NifN: MGKVMRRSTKPLQVNPIRLSQPMGAALAFFGIKGCMPLMHGAIGCTSFTKVFLTRHFCEPIAIQTTAVSDVTAILDGGEYNIAEAVRNITAKVTPELIGLFSTGLTETKGDDLRGVAGRVDFPLVHVNTPDFEGGLESGWALAVGAMVEQLVEPAEAIDDEKVLLLPHASLTPIEVEKIREFVAAFGFEVLALPDLSSALDGHLGEKQSALSDGGISVEEIRTLADAGLVLSVGDSMRPCAEALLKKNSFIRHHHFPHLQGLEAGDALAALLLRESGREKPPPAIERWRRRLQDALLDSHFSLGQTRILVAGEPDQIAGLSQALYEAGGKVKAAVATVDSPQLDIIRADKVLVGDLEDAEKLGDEYDLIVTNFHGEALAHRLHKGLVLRGYPNWEQVGNQLKNDVLYEGGAYFLFECANAAEQMRAHKGRS, from the coding sequence ATGGGAAAAGTGATGCGCAGATCAACCAAACCGCTGCAGGTCAACCCGATCAGGCTCAGCCAGCCGATGGGGGCGGCGCTGGCCTTCTTCGGCATAAAGGGGTGCATGCCGCTGATGCACGGGGCGATCGGCTGCACCTCCTTCACCAAGGTCTTTCTGACCCGGCACTTCTGCGAACCGATCGCCATCCAGACCACCGCCGTCAGCGACGTGACCGCCATCCTCGACGGCGGGGAATACAATATCGCCGAAGCGGTCAGGAACATCACGGCAAAGGTCACGCCCGAGCTGATCGGCCTCTTCTCCACGGGGCTGACCGAGACCAAGGGGGACGACCTCCGCGGCGTCGCCGGCAGGGTCGATTTTCCGCTGGTGCACGTGAACACCCCCGACTTCGAAGGGGGGCTGGAGAGCGGCTGGGCACTGGCGGTCGGCGCGATGGTCGAGCAGCTGGTCGAGCCGGCCGAGGCCATCGACGACGAGAAAGTGCTGCTGCTCCCCCATGCCAGCCTGACGCCGATCGAAGTGGAGAAGATCCGGGAGTTCGTCGCCGCCTTCGGGTTCGAGGTCCTGGCGCTCCCCGACCTCTCTTCGGCTCTCGACGGCCACCTCGGCGAAAAGCAGAGCGCCCTCTCCGACGGCGGCATCTCCGTCGAGGAGATCCGCACTCTGGCCGATGCCGGACTGGTGCTCAGCGTCGGCGATTCGATGCGCCCCTGCGCCGAGGCGCTGCTCAAGAAGAACTCCTTCATCCGCCACCACCATTTCCCCCACCTGCAGGGGCTGGAGGCCGGCGACGCCCTGGCCGCGCTGCTGCTGAGGGAAAGCGGGCGGGAGAAGCCGCCGCCTGCTATCGAGCGCTGGCGCCGGCGCCTGCAGGACGCCCTGCTCGACAGCCACTTCTCTCTCGGGCAGACCCGCATCCTGGTCGCCGGCGAGCCGGACCAGATCGCCGGGCTCAGTCAGGCCCTCTACGAGGCGGGAGGGAAGGTGAAGGCAGCCGTCGCGACGGTCGATTCGCCGCAGCTCGATATAATCAGAGCGGACAAGGTCCTGGTCGGCGACCTGGAGGATGCGGAGAAGCTGGGCGACGAGTACGATCTGATCGTCACGAATTTTCACGGCGAGGCCCTCGCCCACCGGCTGCACAAGGGGCTGGTGCTGCGCGGCTACCCCAACTGGGAGCAGGTCGGCAACCAGCTGAAGAACGACGTGCTCTACGAGGGGGGTGCGTACTTCCTGTTCGAGTGCGCGAATGCGGCGGAGCAGATGAGGGCCCACAAGGGAAGATCGTGA
- the nifH gene encoding nitrogenase iron protein — protein sequence MRQIAIYGKGGIGKSTTTQNTVAGLAALGKKVLIIGCDPKADSTRLILHAKAQETVMDKVRELGTVEDLELDDVLRVGYGGIKCVESGGPEPGVGCAGRGVITAINFCEEEGAYTEDLDYVFYDVLGDVVCGGFAMPIRENKAQEIYIVVSGEMMAMYAANNICKGIVKYAASGSVRLAGLICNSRNTDREADLIEALAKKLGTQMIHFVPRDNQVQRAELRRMTVIEYSPEHKQAEEYRELARKISENEKFVIPTPLEMEELEELLMEFGIMEAEDESIVGKAENA from the coding sequence ATGCGTCAGATCGCGATCTACGGCAAAGGCGGCATCGGCAAGTCCACCACCACCCAGAACACCGTGGCCGGCCTGGCCGCCCTCGGCAAGAAGGTGCTGATCATCGGCTGCGACCCCAAGGCCGATTCCACCCGCCTGATCCTCCACGCCAAGGCCCAGGAAACGGTCATGGACAAGGTCCGGGAGCTCGGCACCGTGGAAGACCTCGAACTCGATGACGTGTTGAGGGTCGGCTACGGCGGCATCAAGTGCGTAGAATCGGGCGGTCCCGAGCCGGGAGTCGGCTGTGCAGGGCGCGGCGTCATCACCGCCATCAACTTCTGCGAAGAAGAGGGGGCCTACACCGAAGACCTCGACTACGTCTTCTACGACGTCCTGGGTGACGTCGTCTGCGGCGGCTTCGCCATGCCGATCCGCGAGAACAAGGCCCAGGAGATCTACATCGTCGTCTCCGGCGAGATGATGGCCATGTACGCGGCCAACAATATCTGCAAGGGGATTGTCAAGTATGCCGCCTCCGGCAGCGTGCGTCTGGCCGGACTGATCTGCAACAGCCGCAATACAGACCGCGAGGCCGACCTGATCGAGGCCTTGGCCAAGAAGCTCGGCACCCAGATGATCCACTTCGTTCCCCGCGACAACCAGGTGCAGCGTGCCGAACTGCGCCGGATGACGGTCATCGAGTACTCCCCGGAGCACAAGCAGGCCGAGGAGTACCGTGAGCTGGCCCGCAAGATCTCCGAGAACGAGAAGTTCGTCATCCCCACCCCGCTGGAGATGGAGGAGCTCGAAGAGCTGCTGATGGAGTTCGGAATCATGGAGGCCGAAGACGAGAGCATCGTCGGCAAGGCGGAGAACGCCTAG
- the draG gene encoding ADP-ribosyl-[dinitrogen reductase] hydrolase, producing the protein MKHFIDRARAAYLGLAIGDALGATTEFMTPGEIKAAFREHRRIVGGGWLRLKPGQVTDDTEMSLALGHALLTTGGWDLGGIADNFLAWMKSKPVDLGSTCRRGIRDYMLKGQLETPYNEWDAGNGAAMRMAPVALFTLGDDAELVRCAAEQAHLTHNHPLSDAACIAVGRMVQQAIQGCSRFDLHAITRDLAAEHGNFRFNDYRGHSSAYVVDTLQTVFHYLFTTGSFEECLIGVVNQGGDADTTGAIAGMIAGAFYGLDAVPARWLKKLNGKVREEVEDQAVRLVELSPWMRRRRTDEGH; encoded by the coding sequence ATGAAGCACTTTATTGACCGAGCCCGAGCCGCCTATCTCGGCCTGGCGATCGGCGATGCCCTGGGGGCGACCACCGAGTTCATGACGCCGGGTGAGATCAAGGCCGCGTTCAGGGAGCACCGCAGGATCGTCGGCGGCGGCTGGCTGCGTCTCAAGCCGGGGCAGGTCACCGACGACACCGAGATGTCGCTGGCCCTGGGGCACGCTCTGCTGACGACCGGCGGATGGGATCTGGGCGGGATCGCCGACAATTTCCTCGCCTGGATGAAGAGCAAGCCGGTCGATCTCGGGTCGACCTGCCGGCGGGGGATTCGCGACTATATGCTCAAGGGGCAGCTGGAGACCCCCTATAACGAGTGGGACGCCGGCAACGGCGCGGCCATGCGTATGGCGCCGGTGGCCCTGTTCACCCTGGGCGACGATGCGGAACTGGTCCGATGCGCTGCAGAACAGGCGCACCTGACGCACAACCATCCGCTCTCCGATGCCGCCTGTATCGCCGTCGGACGCATGGTGCAGCAGGCCATCCAGGGATGCAGCCGCTTCGACCTGCATGCGATCACCCGGGATCTGGCAGCGGAGCACGGCAACTTCCGCTTCAATGACTACAGGGGCCATTCTTCGGCCTACGTGGTCGATACCCTGCAGACTGTCTTCCACTACCTGTTCACGACGGGGAGTTTCGAAGAGTGCCTTATCGGAGTGGTCAACCAGGGCGGGGATGCCGATACCACCGGGGCGATTGCCGGGATGATCGCCGGAGCCTTCTACGGCCTCGATGCCGTCCCGGCGCGCTGGTTGAAGAAGTTGAACGGGAAGGTCCGGGAAGAGGTCGAGGACCAGGCGGTCCGGCTGGTCGAACTCTCCCCCTGGATGAGGCGCAGGAGAACCGACGAAGGACACTGA
- the nifK gene encoding nitrogenase molybdenum-iron protein subunit beta: MSECALKKVTTHSPEEVERVKDWINTEEYKEKNFARTALVINPAHACQPLGAQMVATSFEGSLPFVHGSQGCASYFRSTFTRHFREPAAATCDAMTEDGAVFGGQNNLFEGLENAYTLYKPKMMPVYTTCMPEVIGDDLTAFIRNAKQKGHVPEDLPIPYANTPSFNGTHIHGYDAMLNSILQYLTEGQKIEGKCTGKLNLIPGFDGNTGNIREYKRILEAMEIPYTVMADTSEVFDTPCDGTYRLYPGGTRIEDAAESINGKATISLQKYSTANTMKWIEEAYSGQKLVMPMPFGIKKTDEFLMKLSELFGKPIPKELKAERGRAVDAMTDAHQYLHGKKFAVAGDPDYLFGIVTFLLEMGAIPHHVLCSRATKKFQKEMQALLDSSPFGKGCAVYINKDLWHMRSLLVTDPVEGIIGDTHAKWAARDARIPLFRIGFPIIDRVNLHRTPVVGYQGAVNMLTMIANKFLDIKDETCTDQWFEMMR, encoded by the coding sequence ATGAGCGAATGCGCGTTGAAAAAAGTGACCACGCACTCCCCCGAAGAGGTGGAGCGGGTCAAGGATTGGATCAATACCGAGGAATACAAGGAAAAGAACTTCGCCAGAACCGCCCTGGTGATCAACCCGGCCCACGCCTGCCAGCCGCTTGGGGCCCAGATGGTGGCCACTTCCTTCGAAGGGAGCCTCCCCTTCGTCCACGGCTCCCAGGGGTGCGCCTCCTACTTTCGCAGCACCTTCACCCGTCATTTCCGCGAGCCGGCGGCGGCCACCTGTGACGCCATGACCGAGGACGGCGCGGTGTTCGGGGGGCAGAACAACCTCTTCGAAGGGCTGGAGAACGCCTACACCCTGTACAAGCCGAAGATGATGCCGGTCTACACCACCTGCATGCCCGAGGTCATCGGCGACGACCTGACCGCCTTCATCAGGAACGCCAAGCAGAAAGGGCATGTGCCTGAGGATCTGCCGATCCCCTACGCCAATACCCCGAGCTTCAACGGCACCCACATCCACGGCTACGACGCCATGCTGAATTCCATTCTGCAGTATCTCACCGAAGGGCAGAAGATCGAAGGCAAGTGCACCGGCAAGCTCAACCTGATCCCCGGCTTCGACGGGAACACTGGCAACATCCGCGAGTACAAGCGGATCCTCGAGGCCATGGAGATCCCCTACACGGTGATGGCCGACACTTCGGAGGTCTTCGATACGCCCTGCGACGGCACCTACCGCCTCTACCCCGGCGGCACCAGGATCGAGGATGCCGCCGAGTCGATCAACGGCAAGGCGACCATCTCCCTGCAGAAGTACTCCACCGCCAACACCATGAAGTGGATCGAGGAAGCGTACAGCGGCCAGAAGCTGGTGATGCCGATGCCTTTCGGCATCAAGAAGACCGACGAGTTTTTGATGAAGCTCTCCGAGCTCTTCGGCAAGCCGATCCCCAAGGAACTCAAGGCCGAGCGCGGCCGGGCCGTGGACGCCATGACCGACGCCCACCAGTACCTGCACGGCAAGAAGTTCGCCGTCGCCGGCGACCCCGACTACCTCTTCGGCATCGTCACCTTCCTGCTGGAGATGGGGGCGATCCCCCACCATGTCCTCTGCAGCCGGGCGACCAAGAAGTTCCAGAAGGAAATGCAGGCGCTGCTCGACTCCTCGCCCTTCGGCAAGGGATGCGCCGTCTACATCAACAAGGACCTCTGGCACATGCGCAGCCTGCTGGTCACCGATCCGGTCGAAGGCATCATCGGCGACACCCACGCCAAGTGGGCCGCCCGCGACGCCAGGATCCCCCTGTTCCGCATCGGCTTCCCGATCATCGACCGCGTCAACCTCCACCGCACGCCGGTGGTCGGTTACCAGGGAGCGGTCAACATGCTGACCATGATCGCCAACAAGTTCCTCGATATCAAGGATGAGACGTGTACGGACCAGTGGTTCGAGATGATGCGTTGA
- the nifD gene encoding nitrogenase molybdenum-iron protein alpha chain, which yields MSERKPIPGITKERTEKLIEETLAAMPDKARKKRAPHLGANEPTVSPCAVKSNKKVVPGVMSQRGCAYAGAKGVVWGPIRDMVHVSHGPIGCGVYSWGTRRNLMQGTPGVTSFPMDFTSDFQERDIVYGGDKKLETLLREADELFPLNKGLSILSECPVGLIGDDINAVAKKMEKELDKLVVPCNCEGFRGVSQSLGHHISNDSIRDHIIGKYEFAEEAGPYDVALIGDYNIGGDVWAAKPILEEIGLNVKSVWTGDGEVEKIAATHTVKLNLIHCYRSMNYMCKVMEEKWGIPWIEYNFFGPTKIEESLRAIAARFDETIQEKAEAVIARYKPVMQAVLDQYRPRLEGKTAMLFVGGLRPRHTVGAYEDLGIQITGSGYEFAHQDDYDRTAPEMAKDTIIYDDVSEFELEKFVEEFKPDLIGSGIKEKYVFQKSGIPFRQMHSWDYSGPYHGYEGFKIFARDIDMAINSPTWKLVKGPF from the coding sequence ATGTCCGAAAGAAAGCCCATCCCGGGCATAACCAAAGAAAGAACCGAGAAGCTGATCGAGGAGACCCTTGCGGCGATGCCGGATAAGGCGCGGAAGAAGCGGGCCCCGCACCTCGGAGCCAACGAGCCGACCGTTTCGCCCTGCGCGGTCAAGTCGAACAAGAAGGTCGTCCCCGGCGTCATGAGCCAGCGCGGCTGCGCCTACGCCGGCGCCAAGGGGGTGGTCTGGGGGCCGATCCGCGACATGGTTCACGTTTCCCATGGTCCCATCGGCTGCGGCGTCTACAGCTGGGGGACCCGGCGCAATTTGATGCAGGGGACCCCCGGGGTCACCTCCTTTCCCATGGACTTCACCTCCGACTTCCAGGAGCGCGACATCGTCTACGGCGGCGACAAGAAGCTCGAAACCCTGCTGCGCGAGGCTGATGAACTCTTCCCGCTGAACAAGGGGCTTTCGATCCTCTCGGAGTGCCCCGTCGGCCTGATCGGCGACGACATCAACGCCGTCGCCAAGAAGATGGAGAAGGAGCTCGACAAGCTGGTCGTCCCCTGCAACTGCGAAGGGTTCCGCGGCGTCTCCCAGTCACTGGGGCACCACATCTCCAACGACTCGATCCGCGACCACATCATCGGCAAGTACGAGTTCGCCGAGGAAGCCGGCCCCTATGATGTCGCCCTGATCGGCGACTACAATATCGGCGGCGACGTCTGGGCCGCCAAGCCGATCCTCGAAGAGATCGGCCTCAACGTCAAGAGCGTCTGGACCGGCGACGGCGAGGTCGAGAAGATCGCGGCAACCCACACCGTCAAGCTCAACCTGATCCACTGCTACCGCTCCATGAACTACATGTGCAAGGTCATGGAAGAGAAGTGGGGGATCCCCTGGATCGAGTACAACTTCTTCGGCCCGACCAAGATCGAGGAGAGCCTTCGCGCCATCGCCGCCCGCTTCGACGAGACGATCCAGGAGAAGGCCGAAGCCGTGATCGCCAGGTACAAACCGGTCATGCAGGCGGTGCTCGATCAATACCGTCCCCGTCTCGAGGGGAAGACAGCCATGCTCTTCGTCGGCGGCCTTCGTCCCCGCCACACCGTCGGCGCCTACGAGGATCTCGGCATCCAGATCACCGGCAGCGGTTACGAGTTCGCCCACCAGGACGACTACGACCGCACCGCCCCCGAGATGGCCAAGGATACCATCATCTACGACGACGTCTCCGAGTTCGAACTGGAGAAATTCGTCGAGGAGTTCAAGCCCGACCTGATCGGCAGCGGCATCAAGGAGAAGTACGTCTTCCAGAAGTCCGGCATTCCCTTCCGCCAGATGCACAGCTGGGACTACTCCGGCCCCTACCACGGCTACGAAGGGTTCAAGATCTTCGCCCGCGACATCGACATGGCGATCAACAGCCCGACCTGGAAGCTGGTTAAAGGGCCGTTTTAG
- the fdxB gene encoding ferredoxin III, nif-specific: MAYMTGKTKAGGDWIPTFVEAIDPEKCLGCGRCYKACSRKVLGPEDLVDEETDSTRMIMTIANDGNCIGCAGCGVTCPKKCFSFKPLTV, encoded by the coding sequence ATGGCTTATATGACCGGAAAAACCAAGGCGGGAGGAGACTGGATCCCGACCTTCGTCGAGGCGATCGACCCCGAGAAGTGCCTCGGCTGCGGCCGTTGTTACAAGGCCTGTTCGCGCAAGGTGCTCGGCCCCGAAGACCTGGTCGACGAGGAGACGGATTCGACCCGCATGATCATGACCATCGCCAACGACGGCAACTGCATCGGCTGCGCGGGGTGCGGGGTGACCTGCCCCAAGAAGTGTTTTTCCTTCAAGCCGCTGACTGTTTAA
- a CDS encoding nitrogen fixation protein NifQ, with translation MSTYTDTIRRWATDLRRSGPLEGADGTGEVGLGAGEIGRRLAVRFALRVRDGRAESVRFQVFGCGFTIAACAAAAALAEGIRLEEIPAVTATDVDAVLDGLPPERGYCADLAVAALQAAVASARGDAHAVQAAVNPREEDHAPRISADDPLYRALMAGSATDVPEADRRLFACLLCVAAQEGCEMAAALGLTPEDVAAILESCFPGADPELLVRHATPEAGPPPEHNKTVLGILLSHVPQEKDGRDLPASAWLARIIAARAAHPGHLWRAMGLFDRPELSRAIRRHLPSLAAANNKGMRWKRYLFKQVCEMGGGTVCKAPDCGVCSDYSLCFDTQE, from the coding sequence ATGTCAACCTATACCGACACTATACGCCGCTGGGCCACCGACCTCCGCCGCTCCGGGCCACTTGAAGGCGCCGACGGCACGGGGGAGGTCGGCCTGGGTGCCGGGGAAATCGGCCGGCGTCTTGCGGTGCGCTTCGCCTTGCGCGTCAGGGACGGCAGGGCGGAGAGTGTGCGCTTCCAGGTCTTCGGATGCGGCTTTACCATCGCCGCCTGCGCCGCTGCGGCAGCACTGGCCGAGGGGATTCGGCTGGAGGAGATCCCGGCCGTCACCGCCACAGACGTCGATGCCGTCCTCGATGGTCTCCCCCCGGAGCGCGGCTACTGCGCCGATCTCGCGGTGGCGGCCCTGCAGGCGGCAGTGGCCAGCGCCCGCGGCGATGCGCATGCCGTTCAGGCGGCCGTGAATCCTCGGGAGGAGGATCACGCTCCGCGTATCAGCGCCGACGATCCCCTCTACCGCGCCCTGATGGCCGGCTCGGCCACGGACGTTCCGGAAGCGGACCGCCGTCTCTTCGCCTGCCTCCTTTGCGTCGCCGCGCAGGAGGGGTGCGAAATGGCGGCGGCTCTCGGCCTGACGCCGGAGGACGTCGCCGCCATCCTGGAATCGTGCTTTCCCGGGGCTGATCCGGAGCTTCTCGTCCGCCATGCGACCCCGGAGGCGGGGCCTCCCCCGGAGCACAACAAAACGGTTCTGGGAATCCTGCTTTCTCACGTCCCGCAGGAAAAAGACGGCCGCGACCTCCCCGCCTCCGCCTGGCTGGCCCGCATCATCGCAGCGCGGGCCGCCCATCCGGGTCACCTCTGGAGAGCCATGGGGCTCTTCGATCGCCCGGAGCTCTCCAGAGCCATTCGCCGCCACCTCCCCTCCCTGGCCGCGGCCAACAACAAGGGGATGCGCTGGAAGCGATATCTTTTCAAGCAGGTCTGCGAAATGGGCGGAGGGACGGTGTGCAAGGCGCCCGATTGCGGGGTGTGCAGCGACTATTCCTTGTGTTTCGACACGCAGGAATGA
- a CDS encoding NifB/NifX family molybdenum-iron cluster-binding protein, which yields MRIAVASKSGTAVDQHFGHAERFLIYEYAQGRAERVDEVQVEKYCSFDPEHPFRHRQFDAIVAALEGCRAVVTAMIGPLPKQELQKAGIEAVSTEGPIEEALRFVHSALCGCGGQGPKKCSSD from the coding sequence ATGCGCATCGCCGTTGCATCAAAATCGGGTACCGCGGTCGATCAGCACTTCGGCCATGCCGAACGCTTCCTGATCTACGAGTACGCCCAGGGCAGGGCGGAGCGGGTCGACGAGGTGCAGGTCGAGAAGTACTGCTCCTTCGATCCGGAACACCCCTTCCGCCACCGCCAGTTCGATGCCATCGTCGCGGCCCTCGAGGGATGCCGGGCCGTCGTCACGGCCATGATCGGCCCGCTGCCGAAACAGGAGCTGCAGAAGGCCGGGATTGAAGCCGTCTCCACCGAAGGTCCCATTGAAGAGGCCCTGCGGTTCGTCCATTCCGCCCTCTGCGGATGCGGCGGGCAGGGGCCGAAGAAATGTTCTTCTGATTAA
- a CDS encoding NAD(+)--dinitrogen-reductase ADP-D-ribosyltransferase yields the protein MFSTSLNRCNLPPWVIASRHYNRAPQPLEIQGAHHDQRALFEKLALVEDPEVRGALFHDFMDVRFQLHQWHREETPSSRKSLKNSYLRFLRGWQFDSNSIEGAVLKGWVESRLGLPPTFHREPIDDFHSKAYVQYTFDRMQGSARSNAILPQLDLLYGFVQYELGRRFPGKKHLSLYRGICDFTEHPVIEKSDKDRYILRLNNLNSFTRDFERAWEFGTRVLEAEVPLTKIFFLGGLLPRSLLRGEEEVIVIGGEFEVRVLIGG from the coding sequence ATGTTCTCCACCTCCCTGAACCGTTGCAACCTTCCCCCCTGGGTGATTGCCTCGCGTCATTATAACCGGGCTCCCCAGCCCCTGGAGATCCAGGGCGCCCACCACGATCAGCGGGCTTTGTTCGAGAAGCTGGCCCTGGTCGAGGACCCGGAAGTGCGCGGCGCTTTATTCCATGACTTCATGGACGTGCGCTTTCAGCTGCACCAATGGCACCGGGAGGAGACGCCGAGCAGCCGCAAGAGCCTGAAAAACAGCTACCTGCGATTCCTGCGCGGCTGGCAGTTCGACAGCAATTCCATTGAGGGTGCAGTCCTGAAGGGATGGGTGGAATCCCGCCTCGGCTTGCCGCCGACCTTCCACCGGGAGCCGATCGACGATTTTCATTCCAAGGCTTATGTTCAATACACCTTTGACCGGATGCAGGGGTCGGCCCGCAGCAACGCCATACTGCCGCAACTCGACCTGCTGTACGGATTCGTACAGTATGAACTGGGGCGTCGTTTCCCCGGAAAAAAGCACCTGTCCCTCTATCGCGGCATCTGCGATTTCACCGAGCACCCCGTCATCGAGAAGTCGGATAAGGACCGTTATATCCTGAGGCTCAACAACCTGAACTCTTTCACCCGTGATTTCGAGCGGGCCTGGGAATTCGGCACCCGGGTCCTGGAGGCAGAGGTGCCCTTGACCAAGATCTTCTTCCTTGGCGGCCTTCTGCCGAGATCTCTGTTGAGGGGGGAAGAGGAAGTCATCGTGATCGGCGGAGAGTTCGAGGTCAGGGTCCTCATCGGGGGATGA
- the nifX gene encoding nitrogen fixation protein NifX translates to MKVAFASTDKIHVDEHFGRAEEFCIWEIGPEDAGFAGLVQVRTEGDDEADRIEARCAGLEACALVYVAQIGGPAAARLVQKKIHPIKSKEQEPIKDVIVKLQEVLKGNPPPWLRKAMLKGERPG, encoded by the coding sequence ATGAAAGTCGCATTCGCCAGTACCGATAAAATCCATGTCGACGAGCACTTCGGCCGCGCAGAGGAATTCTGCATCTGGGAGATCGGCCCGGAAGACGCCGGGTTTGCCGGCCTCGTTCAGGTCAGGACCGAGGGGGACGACGAGGCGGACAGGATCGAGGCGCGCTGCGCCGGTCTAGAGGCCTGCGCGCTCGTCTATGTCGCCCAGATCGGAGGGCCGGCCGCGGCGCGCCTGGTGCAGAAGAAGATTCATCCGATCAAGAGCAAGGAACAGGAGCCGATCAAGGACGTTATCGTCAAGCTGCAGGAGGTGCTCAAGGGGAACCCCCCGCCCTGGCTGCGCAAGGCGATGCTGAAAGGCGAACGGCCCGGATAA